A region from the Inhella inkyongensis genome encodes:
- the cutA gene encoding divalent-cation tolerance protein CutA, whose protein sequence is MAPALLLALTTVASSEQAQQLARGLVEQRLAACVQIQVIESVYRWDGALQQDSEWRLLIKTTQARWSALQDWLLAQHPYAVPALLAWPASQAAPAFADWVRGECLP, encoded by the coding sequence GTGGCGCCCGCCTTGTTGTTGGCGCTCACCACGGTGGCCAGCTCTGAGCAAGCCCAGCAATTGGCGCGCGGCTTGGTGGAGCAACGCCTGGCCGCCTGCGTGCAGATCCAAGTCATCGAGTCGGTCTACCGCTGGGACGGTGCGCTGCAGCAAGACAGCGAGTGGCGCTTGCTGATCAAGACCACCCAGGCGCGTTGGTCGGCGCTGCAGGACTGGCTGCTGGCCCAGCACCCTTATGCCGTGCCGGCTCTGCTGGCCTGGCCAGCGTCGCAGGCCGCGCCGGCCTTCGCCGACTGGGTGCGCGGCGAATGCCTTCCGTAG
- a CDS encoding M13 family metallopeptidase, with the protein MLLRPLALAAALMSLSLAAQAQTSGLDRAGFDPAVRVQDDLFRAANGHWLNTVEMPADKSEYGAFIQLRDKSDREVRAIVEALAARTDNPKGSVAEKVALFYAAYSDLAQIDARGLAPIKPWLAGIERIQNRKDLARWLGAQQGLMNLPIALAIHPDFKEPGINRPLTWQGGLGLPNRDYYLKTEDARFAKAVKDYAVYLETLARLVGLPNPAQAAQTTLSLERRIAEVHWDSVANRDMVKIYNPTPVTALGQKAPGLDWAAFLQGAGLKGLDRLSISQPSATAGIAKLLATVPLKDWKTYLTLHSLDAQADTLPKAFRDARFAFRGTALTGASEEKPRWQQGIDQLNAAMGEALGQLYVAQHFPPEHKARMLTLVNNLLGSFGDSLEGLTWMGPQTKARARAKLASYVTKIGYPDQWRDYTALQVQAGDARGNSERASRFAWAREVAKSGKPVDKKEWGMTPQTVNAYYNPLANEIVFPAAILQPPFFDAAADDAANYGAIGAVIGHEISHGFDDQGSQFDADGALRNWWTDADRAAFTKLGEQLVAQYEQYEPVPGKKLNGKLTLGENIADLSGLQIAYKAYLKSLGGKPAPVIDGLTGQQRFFLGWSQAWREKVRESRALQLLTTDSHSPPEFRANGAAVNHDGFHEAFGTRDGDKMFKPTEKRIRIW; encoded by the coding sequence ATGTTGCTTCGTCCCCTGGCCCTGGCGGCCGCTTTGATGTCGCTCTCTTTGGCCGCTCAGGCCCAAACCAGCGGGCTGGACCGCGCCGGCTTTGACCCCGCAGTCCGGGTCCAGGACGATTTGTTCCGCGCCGCCAACGGCCATTGGCTGAACACGGTCGAGATGCCGGCTGACAAGTCGGAGTACGGTGCCTTTATCCAGCTGCGCGACAAGAGCGACCGCGAAGTGCGCGCCATCGTCGAAGCCCTGGCCGCCCGCACCGACAACCCCAAGGGCAGCGTGGCCGAAAAGGTGGCGCTGTTCTACGCCGCCTATTCCGACCTGGCCCAAATTGATGCGCGCGGCCTGGCCCCCATCAAGCCCTGGCTGGCCGGTATCGAGCGCATCCAGAACCGCAAGGACCTGGCCCGTTGGCTGGGTGCGCAGCAGGGTCTGATGAATCTGCCGATCGCACTGGCCATTCATCCGGACTTCAAGGAACCCGGCATCAACCGTCCGCTGACCTGGCAGGGTGGCCTGGGTCTGCCCAATCGCGATTACTACCTCAAGACCGAGGATGCCCGCTTTGCCAAGGCGGTGAAGGACTACGCGGTCTATCTGGAAACCCTGGCCCGCCTGGTCGGCTTGCCCAACCCGGCCCAGGCTGCGCAGACCACCCTGTCGCTGGAGCGTCGCATCGCCGAGGTGCACTGGGATTCCGTGGCCAATCGCGACATGGTCAAGATCTACAACCCCACTCCGGTGACCGCGTTGGGCCAAAAGGCCCCGGGCCTGGACTGGGCGGCGTTCCTGCAAGGCGCCGGTTTGAAGGGCCTGGATCGGCTATCGATCTCCCAGCCCAGCGCCACCGCCGGCATTGCCAAGCTCTTGGCCACGGTGCCGCTGAAGGATTGGAAAACCTATCTGACCCTGCACAGCCTGGACGCGCAGGCCGACACCCTGCCCAAGGCCTTCCGCGACGCCCGCTTTGCCTTCCGGGGCACGGCGCTCACCGGTGCGTCCGAAGAGAAGCCGCGCTGGCAGCAAGGCATCGATCAACTCAACGCCGCGATGGGTGAGGCCCTGGGCCAGCTCTATGTGGCCCAGCACTTCCCGCCCGAGCACAAGGCCCGCATGCTGACCCTGGTGAACAACCTGCTGGGCAGCTTTGGCGACAGTCTGGAAGGCCTGACCTGGATGGGCCCGCAGACCAAGGCGCGGGCCCGTGCGAAGCTGGCCAGCTACGTCACCAAGATCGGCTACCCCGACCAGTGGCGTGACTACACCGCGCTGCAGGTGCAGGCCGGCGATGCACGCGGCAACAGTGAGCGCGCGTCGCGCTTCGCCTGGGCGCGCGAAGTGGCGAAGTCGGGCAAACCGGTTGACAAGAAGGAATGGGGCATGACCCCCCAGACCGTCAATGCCTACTACAACCCGCTGGCCAACGAGATCGTGTTCCCGGCTGCCATCCTGCAGCCGCCCTTCTTTGATGCGGCGGCCGACGATGCCGCGAACTACGGCGCCATCGGCGCAGTGATCGGCCACGAGATCAGCCACGGCTTTGACGACCAGGGCAGCCAGTTCGATGCCGACGGCGCGCTGCGCAACTGGTGGACCGATGCCGACCGTGCTGCCTTTACCAAACTGGGCGAGCAATTGGTAGCCCAGTACGAGCAATACGAGCCAGTGCCGGGCAAGAAACTCAACGGCAAGCTGACCCTGGGCGAGAACATCGCCGACCTGAGCGGCCTGCAGATTGCCTACAAGGCTTATCTGAAAAGCTTGGGCGGCAAGCCCGCGCCGGTGATCGATGGCCTGACCGGGCAACAGCGCTTCTTCCTGGGTTGGAGCCAGGCCTGGCGCGAGAAGGTGCGCGAGAGCCGTGCCCTTCAGCTGCTGACCACGGACTCCCACTCGCCGCCCGAGTTCCGTGCCAATGGCGCCGCCGTCAACCATGACGGTTTCCATGAGGCCTTTGGCACCCGTGACGGCGACAAGATGTTCAAGCCGACCGAGAAGCGCATCCGCATCTGGTAA
- a CDS encoding leucyl aminopeptidase family protein, translating into MTVILAKKIPASATPLLCTTATDWPSLRATLPKPTQRWLETLGFAGKPDTHALLPDDKGGIAQVIAGVRAVDDPYALAALPQALPTGRYRLSAEGADLDPQAAALSWSLGDYVFDAYKARGRVGAELVLVDGPEAQRGLAIATAMCATRDLVNTPAEDMGPAQLANAVKLIAKPHGAKVKEIVGDALLKHNFPAIHAVGRAAAAGREPRLIELTWGDAKAPRLSIVGKGVCFDTGGLDIKPADGMRNMKKDMGGAANALGLAALVMALKLPVRLQLLIPAVENAIAGNAYRPGDVVRTRKGLTIEIGNTDAEGRVVLCDAMAYAAESQPELLIDLATLTGAARVALGPELPALFTRDLALARELVDLGLQERDPLWHMPLWQPYQAMIETPMADVSNSGNSPQAGAVTAALFLDRFVPADQNWLHIDLFAWNLVSRPGRPAGGEAQGIRTLMHHLERRYSA; encoded by the coding sequence ATGACCGTCATCCTCGCCAAGAAAATCCCGGCGTCCGCCACCCCTTTGCTGTGCACCACGGCAACCGACTGGCCCAGCCTGCGCGCCACGCTGCCCAAGCCCACCCAGCGCTGGCTGGAGACCCTGGGATTCGCGGGCAAGCCCGACACCCACGCCCTGCTGCCGGACGACAAGGGCGGCATCGCCCAGGTGATCGCGGGGGTGCGCGCCGTTGACGACCCCTATGCCTTGGCCGCATTGCCGCAAGCCCTGCCAACTGGCCGCTACCGTTTGAGTGCCGAAGGCGCCGACCTCGACCCGCAGGCCGCCGCCCTGAGCTGGAGCCTGGGCGACTATGTGTTCGACGCCTACAAAGCGCGCGGCCGCGTCGGTGCCGAGCTGGTCCTGGTGGATGGCCCTGAGGCCCAGCGCGGCCTGGCCATCGCCACGGCAATGTGCGCCACCCGCGACCTCGTCAACACCCCGGCCGAGGACATGGGCCCGGCCCAACTGGCCAATGCCGTCAAGCTGATCGCCAAGCCCCATGGCGCCAAGGTCAAGGAGATCGTCGGCGACGCGCTGCTCAAGCACAACTTCCCGGCCATTCATGCGGTGGGCCGCGCCGCCGCCGCCGGCCGCGAGCCGCGCCTGATCGAGCTGACCTGGGGCGATGCCAAGGCGCCTCGCCTGAGCATCGTCGGCAAGGGTGTGTGCTTTGACACCGGCGGCCTGGATATCAAGCCTGCCGACGGCATGCGCAATATGAAGAAGGACATGGGCGGTGCCGCCAATGCCCTGGGCCTGGCCGCACTGGTGATGGCGCTCAAGCTGCCGGTGCGCCTGCAGCTGCTGATCCCAGCCGTGGAGAACGCGATTGCCGGCAACGCCTACCGCCCCGGCGATGTGGTGCGCACGCGCAAGGGCCTGACGATCGAGATCGGCAACACCGACGCCGAGGGCCGGGTCGTGCTGTGCGACGCCATGGCCTACGCGGCCGAGAGCCAGCCCGAGCTGCTGATCGACCTGGCCACCCTGACCGGCGCGGCCCGCGTGGCACTCGGCCCGGAATTGCCGGCTCTGTTCACCCGCGACCTGGCCCTGGCCCGCGAGCTGGTGGACCTGGGACTGCAGGAGCGCGACCCGCTCTGGCACATGCCGCTGTGGCAGCCCTACCAAGCCATGATCGAGACGCCGATGGCGGACGTGAGCAACAGCGGCAACAGCCCCCAGGCCGGGGCCGTCACCGCCGCGCTCTTCCTGGACCGCTTTGTGCCGGCCGATCAGAACTGGCTGCACATCGACCTGTTCGCCTGGAACCTCGTCAGCCGCCCCGGCCGCCCGGCCGGCGGTGAGGCCCAGGGCATCCGCACGCTGATGCACCACCTGGAGCGCCGCTACAGCGCCTGA
- the asd gene encoding archaetidylserine decarboxylase (Phosphatidylserine decarboxylase is synthesized as a single chain precursor. Generation of the pyruvoyl active site from a Ser is coupled to cleavage of a Gly-Ser bond between the larger (beta) and smaller (alpha chains). It is an integral membrane protein.), protein MSIEDLRTMLPQRLLPKRALTELAGRIAAAENGARTTALIERFIRRYGVNMAEAANPDPAAYKSFNEFFTRPLKDGVRPLAKADWICPVDGAISAFGAIQADQVFQAKGHGYSTTALVGGDASLAGRFQDGHFATLYLSPKDYHRIHMPVAGTLRQMIWVPGSLYSVNPATARALPGLFAKNERVVCVFDTAHGPFVLVLVGATIVGSMATTWHGVVNPPRHPEVKTWDYPAGQVEFAQGDEMGRFLLGSTVVMLWPKSGMAFNPEWAPARPIRLGEQMANL, encoded by the coding sequence ATGAGCATTGAAGACCTTCGCACCATGCTGCCGCAGCGTCTGCTGCCCAAGCGAGCGCTGACCGAGCTGGCCGGCCGCATCGCGGCGGCCGAGAACGGTGCCCGGACCACCGCGCTGATCGAGCGCTTCATCCGCCGCTATGGCGTCAATATGGCCGAGGCCGCCAACCCGGACCCGGCGGCCTACAAGAGCTTCAACGAGTTCTTCACCCGGCCGCTGAAAGACGGAGTCCGCCCTCTGGCCAAAGCAGACTGGATCTGCCCGGTCGACGGCGCCATCTCGGCCTTTGGGGCCATCCAGGCCGACCAGGTCTTCCAGGCCAAGGGCCATGGCTACAGCACCACGGCCCTGGTGGGTGGCGATGCCTCGCTGGCTGGACGTTTTCAGGATGGCCATTTCGCCACCCTCTACCTGAGCCCCAAGGACTACCACCGCATTCATATGCCTGTGGCCGGCACCTTGCGCCAGATGATCTGGGTGCCCGGCAGCCTGTACTCGGTGAACCCGGCCACCGCGCGAGCGCTACCGGGTCTGTTCGCCAAGAACGAGCGCGTGGTCTGCGTATTCGACACCGCCCACGGGCCCTTCGTGCTGGTGCTGGTGGGCGCCACCATCGTCGGCAGCATGGCCACCACCTGGCACGGCGTGGTCAACCCGCCGCGCCACCCCGAGGTCAAGACCTGGGACTACCCGGCCGGTCAGGTCGAGTTCGCGCAAGGCGACGAGATGGGCCGCTTCCTGCTCGGCTCCACCGTGGTGATGTTGTGGCCCAAGTCCGGCATGGCCTTCAATCCCGAATGGGCCCCGGCCCGACCGATTCGCCTCGGTGAACAGATGGCAAACCTCTGA
- a CDS encoding M13 family metallopeptidase, giving the protein MKLLSTAAAALTLCLASAAGAHSGIDTSGIDAEVRAQDDLFRAVNGGWLKRTEIPADKSRWGTFIQLRDQSDREVREIVQRLAAQAQAPGSVAEKVALYYQAYTDTAAIDAGGLAPVQPLLQAIEALQKPADLARWMGRQQGQLQLPINISIEPDPKKPDVYAAIAGQGGLGVPDRDYYLKDQEPRYVKAVAAYRTYLETLGRLAGLPDPVQAAEHTIALEKQMAATMWDKVSLRDPNKTYNPHDRQALRKLGGGFDWTLMLQAAQLQRTQRVIVGQPSALAASSRLLAQAPIAQWRDYLKLHTLSSVADTLPQGFRDALFAYKGTALQGAKEERPRWQQGIEQVNAALGEAVGQLYVAEHFPPEAKQRMLTLVGNLLGSFGDSLEGLSWMGPQTKQQARAKLASYTVKIGYPERWRDYGALQVKAGDALGNGERAGRFEWARNARRVGQAVDKKEWGMTPQTVNAYYNPLANEIVFPAAILRPPFFDLKADDAVNYGAIGAVIGHEISHGFDDEGSQFDAKGALRNWWTPADRKAFDALGDRLVAQYGEYEPVPGKKLNGRLTLGENIADLSGLQIAFKAYRKSLGGKDAPVLDGLSGEQRFFYGWSQAWRSKARESYTLQMLTVDPHSPAEFRANGAAVNHDGFHEAFGTRAGDKMFKPSEQRIRIW; this is encoded by the coding sequence ATGAAACTGTTGAGCACCGCTGCGGCGGCCCTGACCCTTTGCTTGGCCAGCGCGGCCGGCGCCCATTCCGGCATTGACACCAGCGGCATCGATGCCGAGGTGCGTGCGCAGGACGATCTGTTCCGCGCCGTCAACGGCGGCTGGCTGAAGCGCACCGAGATCCCGGCCGACAAGTCGCGCTGGGGCACCTTCATCCAACTGCGCGACCAAAGCGACCGCGAAGTGCGCGAAATCGTGCAGCGCCTGGCGGCCCAGGCCCAAGCCCCGGGCAGCGTGGCCGAGAAGGTGGCGCTCTACTACCAGGCCTATACCGACACCGCCGCCATCGACGCCGGCGGCCTGGCGCCGGTTCAGCCCCTGCTGCAGGCCATCGAGGCCTTGCAAAAGCCCGCCGATCTGGCCCGTTGGATGGGCCGTCAGCAAGGTCAGCTGCAGCTGCCCATCAACATCAGCATCGAGCCCGACCCGAAGAAACCCGACGTCTATGCCGCCATCGCCGGCCAGGGCGGCCTGGGCGTACCCGACCGCGATTACTACCTGAAGGACCAGGAGCCGCGCTATGTGAAGGCCGTGGCCGCCTACCGGACCTATCTGGAGACTCTGGGCCGCCTGGCCGGTCTGCCCGACCCCGTGCAGGCCGCCGAGCACACCATCGCGCTGGAAAAGCAGATGGCCGCGACGATGTGGGACAAGGTCTCGCTGCGCGACCCCAACAAGACCTACAACCCGCACGACCGTCAGGCCCTGCGCAAGCTCGGCGGAGGCTTTGACTGGACGCTGATGTTGCAGGCCGCCCAACTGCAGCGCACCCAGCGCGTCATCGTTGGCCAGCCCTCCGCCCTGGCCGCCAGTTCGCGCCTGCTGGCCCAGGCACCCATCGCGCAATGGCGCGACTACCTGAAGCTGCACACCCTCTCCAGCGTGGCCGACACCCTGCCCCAGGGCTTCCGCGACGCGCTGTTTGCCTACAAGGGCACCGCCCTGCAGGGTGCCAAGGAAGAGCGTCCGCGCTGGCAGCAGGGCATCGAGCAGGTCAACGCCGCCCTGGGCGAGGCCGTGGGCCAGCTCTATGTGGCCGAGCATTTCCCGCCCGAGGCCAAGCAACGCATGCTGACCTTGGTGGGCAATCTGCTGGGCAGCTTTGGCGACAGCCTGGAAGGCCTGAGCTGGATGGGCCCGCAGACCAAGCAGCAGGCGCGTGCCAAGCTGGCCTCCTACACGGTGAAGATCGGCTACCCCGAGCGCTGGCGCGACTATGGCGCGCTGCAGGTCAAGGCCGGCGATGCGCTGGGCAATGGCGAGCGCGCCGGCCGCTTCGAGTGGGCCCGCAATGCCCGTCGCGTGGGCCAGGCCGTGGACAAGAAGGAATGGGGCATGACGCCGCAGACCGTCAACGCCTACTACAACCCGCTGGCCAATGAGATCGTGTTCCCGGCCGCCATCCTGCGCCCGCCCTTCTTCGACCTGAAGGCCGACGACGCGGTGAACTACGGCGCCATCGGCGCCGTGATCGGCCACGAGATCAGCCATGGTTTTGACGACGAGGGCAGCCAGTTCGATGCCAAGGGTGCGCTGCGCAACTGGTGGACGCCGGCCGACCGCAAGGCCTTCGACGCCCTGGGCGATCGCCTGGTGGCCCAGTACGGCGAATACGAACCCGTGCCCGGCAAGAAGCTCAACGGCCGCCTGACCCTGGGCGAGAACATTGCCGATTTGAGCGGTCTGCAGATCGCCTTCAAGGCTTACCGCAAGAGCCTGGGTGGCAAGGACGCCCCGGTGCTCGATGGATTGAGTGGGGAGCAGCGCTTCTTCTACGGCTGGAGTCAGGCCTGGCGCAGCAAGGCTCGCGAGAGCTACACGCTGCAGATGCTGACGGTGGATCCGCACTCGCCGGCCGAGTTCCGTGCCAATGGCGCGGCCGTCAACCACGACGGCTTCCACGAGGCCTTTGGCACCCGGGCGGGCGACAAGATGTTCAAGCCCAGCGAGCAGCGCATCCGCATTTGGTGA
- a CDS encoding sulfite exporter TauE/SafE family protein produces the protein MELILVVAASLAAGFIDAIVGGGGLVLVPALFSAYPQALPATLFGTNKGAAVWGTALAAWRYARRVELRWRSLLPAIAAALVGSALGAWGATLMDARVWRLALPLILLLLLVYTLAKKDLGREHRPQHEGRSEIWRAALIGGGIGLYDGFFGPGTGSFFVFLFVRVLGYDFLHASASAKLLNTATNASALTLFAATGHIWWGVAACMAVANMAGSWMGSHLALARGAGFVRGVFLVVVGGLILKTGWDAALIWNAITA, from the coding sequence ATGGAATTGATATTGGTTGTTGCGGCCTCGCTGGCCGCCGGGTTCATTGATGCCATCGTGGGCGGCGGCGGGCTGGTGTTGGTGCCTGCGCTGTTTTCGGCCTATCCGCAGGCGCTACCGGCCACGCTGTTTGGCACCAACAAGGGCGCGGCCGTCTGGGGCACGGCGCTGGCGGCTTGGCGCTATGCGCGGCGTGTGGAGTTGCGTTGGCGCTCGCTGCTGCCCGCCATTGCGGCGGCTTTGGTGGGCAGTGCCCTGGGTGCCTGGGGCGCCACGCTGATGGATGCCCGCGTGTGGCGCCTGGCCCTGCCGCTGATCCTGTTGCTGCTACTGGTCTATACCCTGGCCAAGAAGGACCTGGGGCGTGAGCACCGCCCGCAGCACGAGGGGCGCAGCGAGATTTGGCGTGCGGCCCTGATCGGCGGCGGCATCGGCCTGTACGACGGCTTCTTCGGCCCGGGTACTGGCAGCTTTTTTGTGTTTCTGTTTGTTCGTGTGCTGGGCTACGACTTTCTGCATGCGAGCGCCAGCGCCAAGCTGCTCAACACCGCCACCAACGCCTCGGCGCTGACCCTGTTTGCCGCCACCGGCCATATTTGGTGGGGCGTGGCGGCCTGTATGGCCGTGGCCAATATGGCCGGCAGCTGGATGGGATCGCACCTCGCGCTGGCGCGCGGCGCCGGCTTTGTGCGCGGGGTTTTCCTGGTGGTTGTGGGGGGGCTGATCCTCAAGACCGGCTGGGATGCGGCGCTAATATGGAACGCAATCACGGCCTGA
- a CDS encoding HDOD domain-containing protein produces MSVDPELRALDIEIPAQPEVLVKLSVLMAEDEIDLLAVSALVEGDMALAAAVLKAVNSSLYGLRGRVQTVHQALTYLGMREVSAIAFEMSLRAAFPSAAELEPVWERAAKRGLMMGRIGQMLGIDPWAAHSAGLFEECGKAVLYRHAPQHYPAMLRAAGSDSELCDLETSAFGVSHDALGAALCESWGLAPAAVASVRHHVGLQASGTLPEGLQRRGVAGISGIVHALMQQPAELEARVEQIAPQAQIDASAALRAARRVQEQLESAD; encoded by the coding sequence ATGTCTGTAGATCCTGAACTGCGCGCGCTCGATATCGAGATTCCGGCCCAGCCCGAGGTCCTGGTCAAGCTGTCGGTCCTGATGGCCGAGGACGAGATTGATCTGCTGGCCGTCTCGGCCTTGGTCGAGGGCGACATGGCGCTGGCTGCTGCGGTGCTCAAGGCTGTCAATTCTTCGCTCTATGGTTTGCGTGGCCGCGTTCAGACGGTGCACCAGGCTTTGACCTATCTGGGCATGCGCGAGGTCAGCGCCATTGCCTTCGAGATGAGTTTGCGGGCCGCATTTCCTTCCGCGGCCGAACTGGAGCCGGTGTGGGAGCGCGCGGCCAAGCGCGGTTTGATGATGGGTCGTATCGGCCAGATGCTGGGCATCGATCCTTGGGCCGCGCATTCGGCGGGTTTGTTTGAGGAGTGCGGCAAGGCGGTGCTGTATCGCCATGCGCCGCAGCACTACCCGGCCATGCTGCGTGCGGCGGGCAGTGACAGCGAACTTTGCGATCTGGAGACCTCGGCCTTCGGCGTCAGCCACGACGCCTTGGGCGCCGCGCTGTGCGAGAGCTGGGGCCTGGCGCCAGCCGCAGTGGCCAGCGTGCGCCACCATGTGGGCCTGCAGGCCAGCGGGACCTTGCCCGAGGGCTTGCAGCGTCGGGGTGTGGCGGGCATCTCGGGCATCGTTCACGCGCTGATGCAGCAGCCGGCGGAGCTGGAGGCGCGGGTGGAACAAATTGCGCCCCAGGCGCAGATCGACGCCAGTGCCGCCCTGCGCGCGGCGCGGCGGGTGCAAGAGCAGTTGGAGAGTGCGGATTGA
- the soxZ gene encoding thiosulfate oxidation carrier complex protein SoxZ: MPMKPEAKPRASLLRARMKGRDQAQVLLRMRHEMESGERRDAQGREIPAWFIAEFKLQLNDQTVLSGQLGPGMGKDPQLEFILRGAKAGDRLQLDWTDNRGAQRSDNTTVQPA, translated from the coding sequence ATGCCGATGAAGCCCGAGGCCAAACCGCGCGCCAGCTTGCTGCGCGCGCGCATGAAGGGGCGCGATCAGGCCCAGGTGTTGCTGCGCATGCGCCATGAGATGGAGAGTGGCGAACGTCGCGATGCGCAAGGGCGCGAGATTCCCGCCTGGTTCATCGCGGAGTTCAAGCTGCAGCTCAACGACCAGACGGTGCTGAGCGGACAGCTGGGTCCCGGCATGGGCAAAGATCCGCAGCTGGAGTTCATATTGCGCGGCGCCAAGGCCGGCGATCGCCTGCAGCTGGACTGGACCGACAACCGCGGCGCGCAGCGCAGCGATAACACCACGGTTCAACCCGCCTGA
- a CDS encoding substrate-binding periplasmic protein gives MPRNAPLWLACGLVWALANPCVEAAEPVRVCLGDVAHPPYRLADAKGRTQRQGLDFVFLDLLAQRSGFQIQSELLPGRRCLLELKAGQQDMLFSISYLPEREDAALFPMRNGQPDAKLALRSQQYVWYVLQSSSLRWDGRALQGLAPQQAVGAQTGYSISAHLREQGFVVDDGVRSAALNFEKLLKGRFAALAVQVSESEGVLRQRPEWASQLRRLDPPIQERHYFMALGHHLAQRSGKTPAQWWELIAEVRDSAAYRKAEAAAKSEHD, from the coding sequence ATGCCGCGCAACGCGCCCCTCTGGCTGGCCTGCGGCCTGGTCTGGGCCTTGGCCAACCCCTGCGTCGAGGCTGCCGAACCGGTGCGCGTCTGCCTCGGCGACGTGGCGCATCCACCGTATCGGCTGGCCGATGCCAAGGGGCGCACGCAGCGCCAGGGACTGGACTTTGTCTTCCTTGACTTGCTGGCTCAGCGCAGTGGCTTTCAGATTCAGAGCGAGCTGCTGCCGGGGCGGCGCTGCCTTTTGGAGCTCAAGGCCGGACAGCAAGACATGCTGTTCTCCATCAGCTACCTGCCGGAGCGCGAGGACGCGGCCCTCTTCCCCATGCGCAATGGCCAGCCCGATGCCAAGTTGGCCTTGCGCAGCCAGCAATATGTCTGGTACGTCTTGCAGTCATCCAGCTTGCGCTGGGACGGCCGAGCCCTGCAGGGCTTGGCGCCCCAGCAAGCGGTGGGTGCGCAGACCGGCTACTCCATCAGCGCGCACTTGCGTGAGCAGGGTTTCGTCGTGGACGACGGCGTGCGCAGCGCGGCGCTCAATTTCGAAAAGCTCCTCAAGGGCCGGTTTGCGGCCCTGGCGGTGCAGGTGTCGGAGTCCGAAGGCGTGCTGCGCCAACGCCCCGAATGGGCAAGCCAGCTACGCCGCTTGGACCCCCCGATCCAGGAACGCCACTACTTCATGGCCCTGGGCCACCACCTGGCCCAGCGCAGTGGCAAAACTCCGGCGCAGTGGTGGGAACTGATCGCTGAAGTGCGCGACTCGGCCGCCTACCGAAAGGCTGAAGCGGCAGCCAAGTCAGAGCACGATTGA
- a CDS encoding thiosulfate oxidation carrier protein SoxY: MRRRNWLRAAALASLAPLDAALAQAARKGFDTQGLQVTLQALGLAAPVPSLDLVLEAPDIAESGEQVPISLQCKLPGVKKMWLLAERNATALLASLEFSEAMEPQLGTRIRLARSSLVYGVAQLQDGKLLLAQHDVKVALSTCTGKCR, encoded by the coding sequence TTGAGACGTAGGAATTGGTTGCGGGCGGCAGCCCTGGCCAGCTTGGCGCCGCTGGATGCGGCCCTGGCCCAGGCGGCCCGCAAGGGTTTTGATACCCAGGGGCTTCAGGTCACTTTGCAGGCCCTGGGTCTGGCGGCTCCGGTGCCAAGTCTGGACCTGGTGTTGGAGGCACCGGACATTGCCGAGAGTGGCGAGCAGGTGCCCATCAGCTTGCAGTGCAAGCTCCCCGGCGTGAAGAAGATGTGGTTGCTGGCCGAGCGCAATGCCACGGCCTTGCTCGCCAGCCTGGAGTTCAGCGAAGCGATGGAACCCCAGCTCGGTACACGCATTCGTTTGGCGAGGAGTTCGCTGGTTTATGGCGTGGCGCAACTGCAGGACGGCAAGCTGCTGCTGGCTCAGCACGATGTCAAGGTGGCGCTGAGCACCTGCACGGGGAAATGCCGATGA